The nucleotide sequence TTGTTCACACATGTTTCGATGTTTTCTTCCACAACAATTTGCAAACCGAATTAAACTTCCACAACAATTGTTCACACTTGTTATGTAGGCATTCATGGAGTACTCACCACACCTTGCAAACCGAATGTTTCTAACACTACAAGGTGTTTTGATGGAAGCTATGAAGAAGAAAGGTTGCAACAACTTCAAGATACCTCACATGAAAAAAGGAACATTGGAAAGACAAGGTCGGCTGCCATCTTGTATCCCTTGTGATCCATCTTTACTAGATGAAGCCGAGGCTACTCTTGCTGCATGAAACAAGTAGATTGATGGTTGTTAGCTTTAGTAATGGAGACAAATCTTGTTAATTACTCTTGCTATATCAGTTAGTTAGAACTCAATGTTAATGATCTTACCGCTGCTTTGGCGTCCTCCATAGCCTTCTTGGCAGTGAGCTTACGCTCGCGCCTCTCCTTAGCCTCCTCTTCGACCGTCTTGAGCACGTCTGGAGGCAACACGATTTGATCGCCATCGAACACGATATTGTCGACATCTAGAATGAAAAACTCGCACTCGAATTCGTAGAAGCCATGAATAACAGCGAAGATCAAGTAGTCTGTGTGCTTGAGACCGCAACGAGAGCATGGATAGCGCCCAGTGTGCACACGATCCCATGCTTCGCGGTTAAGATGAACGACTTGACAGCGGCGGCAAATAAAAGCGCCCGGCGGCAAAGAATCCGGCACCACGATCTCCTCGGACTCCGGCGCGACGATCTCCTCGGACTCCGGCGCGACGACCTCCTCCGTCTCCGGCGCGACGACCTCCGAGTCCACGGCCATGGAGTCCGCGACCTCCTCCATCTCCGAGGACAGCATAGCCGACTCCATGGAGTCCGGCACCATCTCGATGGAGTCTTGCACGATGACGGAGTCCAGTGCCTCGATGGACTGCAGCGGGTCGACGGAGTCCAGCCCCTCCACGGACAGCAGCAGGTCGACGGAGTCCGCGGCGACCTCCTCCGAGTCTGGCCCGACGTCGTCCGCGGCGACCTCCTCCGAGTCTGGCGCGATCTTCATCTTGTAGTCCGgcaccatctccatctccatcttggAGTCCGGCGAGGCATCCATGGTGCAGCAGCGAATGCCGAGCACGAGCAGTGTGCGGTGAACAGCGAACGGCGGCGTGAGCGAGCAGGAGCGGCGTGCGGCGAACTACGAGAGGAACGCGATTTAATAAAGGGAGCGGCGTGCGGCTGCAGTGGCCTATTAACGCGCGGCCGGGGAAACGAGATCGACTGCGGGCTATTAACGCGCGGCGCGGGAGCCGAAGCGCGAGGGGCAGCAGCGTCCAATTCTTCACTCGGACCCAGAACGACTTCCTTTGATTCAATTTCTGCGGACGCCAGAACGACATCTAAtaccagtatggagggagtatatcacCTCTAGAAAAAAAAAGGGAGAGAAAGATGAGTTTGAAATGGCTTGAGATTTGTATATCACAGTCGCTTTCTCCTGAATCTTTTGTGACTCGTCCATGACCATGAAAGCAACAAATCACAAGTGCAATCCCAAGCTTTCTCCGAAAGATCATCTGCCTCGTATGCTTGGGTCAAGAAAAAACCCTGATCAGACTGTTCAATACTTGAATTTCAGGCAAACAATTTGcagaatatttctttttttttcctcccAAACATACATCATAGCGTATACTACTGACAGTGCTATACTACCTGACAAGAAAGGTGAAAAGAGAAAGCTCACCATGCCCGAGCTTCATGCAGATGATGAGATAAGAACCTCTaataatatgcatatatagccacaGACAGCCAACAAAAGGTTCCAAACTTCTTGACTGGTTTGCTGTGATGATCAAAACCCAGACTTGGTAGAAGTAACCGATCAAAAATTAAAGTTAAATTTTTTTTCATGTGTGATGTTGATAACAGCCGAATATCATTCTTAGGCTAACCCGTCTTTTAAGTAGGAGTTGTACTCACGGATGGTTGGAATAGCAATCAGCTAATCACCAGAGGATCAATCTATAAACAACCAAGGGATTCCTTGGAGGGATGCATAGACCGAACTTGAGGAAGAATATGTTAAGCTCCGCGGTCATGAAGACAACACATAGGAACAGGACTTGATGAACCATAGTGACTCCATGAAAGGACGCCACTGATCTGTATCCCATTGTGCAGCAGCGAACTGGCTCAACGACCTTTTCACCTGCAAGCCAAATGGAGTAAAAACCAGTCTTCACAAATTGCATTCTAGTTCTAATATCAATTCACATTGATCTTCCCAATCTACAGCACAAGGGGCCATTGgaattaaaaaagaaaaaaagatgatCTTAATTGTATTATTAGTTCCACAACTGTGATACTAATCCATGGTCAAATCTAATTTTTGAAAACATGCAGACATTCACCATGGTGCAGTTCAGATTTTTTTTGGGCACAAGCAGAAGTGCACTCAAATAGCACATATGAACCATCTAAAAACACACACATATGAATACCCACTACCCAGAATTAACTAAACCTAGCAAATCCAAATAGAATAGCAACATAAAAGATCTTCAAAAATTCTTCGAGAACTACTTTTGTCAGTATAAAAGAGCAGAAAAATCTAGCAACATCAAGAAGATAGTCTTGCTTAATCACGTGTATGGCGAGATTAGGAGCTTTTGTTCTTGTTCAGCTAGCGAATCCAAAGATAATAGCATATGAACTAATCTTCAAAAATTATCCGAGAACTACTCTTATCAGTATAAAAGAGCAGAAAAAATCTAGCAACATCAAGAAGCAAACTTTGCTTAATCGTGTGTACGGCGAGATTAGGAGCTTTTGTTCTTGTTCAGCTCGGCGAGATCAGAATTCAAAGGCGAGACGAGGAACTTCTCAACTTATTCAGCTCGGCGAGATCAGTATTGTAGGCCTGTGAGAACAGATATCCCAATGACTACCTTTTTTCAACCGAGATCTCTAATATATAAACAGGAAAAAAAAATGAAGGAGTTTGTCTCTGGAGTTCATGTCGAACTTACCATTGGATTTTTACGAGAAAATTGCATATTTGGGATTCCAATCGTCGCGCTTCGTAGTTTTTGGATTCCAAACATCGCTTTTGTAAAAATAGGCTTTCAAACGTTGGACTCTTGATTTTACATGACATTATGTGTATTTTCTCCCTTTTATAATCTGTATACATGTATTTGATATCTCAGTGGGCAGTTTTCTCCAACAAGTAAGATGAACAGGTAACATCAGCGTCAGAGCAAATCACTTGGGATTTCATTTCTCTAACAACAGCCGCGACATGAGACCCCTGCCTAGCTACATCTACATGATTCCTGGCTGGGCTACGATGAATCACTGCCACCGCACTGGCACCGACGGCGGCTGTTAGGCTCAGCGCTTCCGTCCGTCGACGATGGCGAGGAGGCGCGCGACGCCTTTGGTCCACATCTTGTACTCCCGCTGGCTGCCACACTCGAACTCGATCACCCGTTGCTCCGCCGTCCGCAGGCCGAAGAAGCGCCGCTGCTCGCCGCCCTCCAGCACTGATCGGGGTTTACCTTTGCATGTGCGCTTGAGGAGCTCGGTGCCCAGGAAGTTGTTCTCCTCGCCCAGAACCAGCTCGCCGCTGAAGCAGcaactgctgctgttgctgctctcTAGCtccctctgctgctgctgctgcttcgtcTGCCCGTCGTGCTTGTGGCCTCCATGCTGGTGATGCCCACCACCTCCTCCAGCCACCGTGCCCTTCTCCACGGGGATCACCGCCGCGACGTTCCACACTTCCTTGGGATCGTGTGGCCTGGCGCTCTGCGGCCGCTGCCTGGCCATGGGCGCTAGCGGCCAGGGAAAGCGAAGGGTCGGGCGTGGCGTTGGGAGGCTGGCCCTCCATGGCTGCCGCGGGAAGACGGGATCGCGGCGTGGGGAGGACGGTGGCGGCCGGCTGCGGTACGAATAGATGGATGTTTCCTTCGGTTACGGCGTGTCGGTCTCAACATATACGTATGATGGAGAAACACCCGAGGGCAGAAAGGTTCACTGAAGGTGTCAAATATACGTATACATATTATAAAAGGAGGAAAATACACGTAATGTCATAAAAATCAAAAGTCCGACGTTTGAAGATCTATTTTTACGAAGTCCATGTTTAGAGTTCCAAGACTGCGAAGCGCGATGATTGAAGTCCAAATATGCAATTTTCTCGGATTTTTACCGATACTAGGTagtgtgcccgtgcgttgctacgggacaactaaattttttgtactaaaaacacacggatcgtacaATACTGTTAgattaaataccgacgtcaaagtgacatttaattcaaaaagcaaagttcgtgaaattaacacagtcacggagagtgcgacgtcacaggctcacaaactctactgtatagacttttttgtgatacgactaagataatattttatattggtagaaagaattctacgatatccatttctttcatgtgcCAGTAAATCTATGAATAAGTTCTACTGTATCTCTATATAATTATGTACACACAGGtttgagtatatatgtaaataggttcgtgcccgtacgttgctacgggacagctaaacttttgtactaaaaacacacggatcgcacgataagataacaatactgtaaaagtatatgaccgacgttaaagtgacatttaatcaaaAAAGCTAAGctcgtgaaatttacacagtcacagagagcatgGTGTCGTAGGCTCATAAACTCCACTATGTAGATCTTTTCGTGATGCGGCTAAaatcattttttataccggcagAAAGAGATTTCTGATATCTATTTCTTTTgtgcgccaacaaatccacgaataagttccaccgcatctccatac is from Miscanthus floridulus cultivar M001 chromosome 7, ASM1932011v1, whole genome shotgun sequence and encodes:
- the LOC136464993 gene encoding uncharacterized protein → MDASPDSKMEMEMVPDYKMKIAPDSEEVAADDVGPDSEEVAADSVDLLLSVEGLDSVDPLQSIEALDSVIVQDSIEMVPDSMESAMLSSEMEEVADSMAVDSEVVAPETEEVVAPESEEIVAPESEEIVVPDSLPPGAFICRRCQTT